A window of the Bradysia coprophila strain Holo2 chromosome X unlocalized genomic scaffold, BU_Bcop_v1 contig_128, whole genome shotgun sequence genome harbors these coding sequences:
- the LOC119067817 gene encoding uncharacterized protein LOC119067817 translates to MQPRINLLKKLAGTSWGANATVLRTSALALVYSVAEYGSAIWIKSAHTNIIDVALNEALRVITGAVASTPIEWLHVLANIEPPAIRRYKAFAREWEKIGSMDELPIHDDLNNIPAPRLTSRHPLWKTLKYGIGTRSDYKASWIRFAEEGMDTIEPNTNRTRELREVFIPMEPGRFCWL, encoded by the exons ATGCAGCCCAGAATCAACCTCCTAAAGAAACTTGCTGGGACGTCTTGGGGTGCCAATGCCACTGTTTTGCGTACATCAGCACTGGCACTTGTTTACTCTGTGGCTGAATACGGATCTGCTATTTGGATAAAGAGCGCCCACACAAACATCATCGATGTCGCATTGAACGAGGCTCTACGAGTGATAACAGGCGCAGTTGCATCTACACCAATCGAATGGCTACACGTACTGGCTAACATCGAACCGCCAGCGATTCGAAGGTACAAAGCTTTTGCCCGAGAATGGGAAAAAATCGGATCAATGGATGAGCTTCCTATCCACGACGACCTGAACAATATACCAGCACCAAGACTGACCTCTCGGCATCCACTTTGGAAGACGTTAA AATATGGAATTGGTACCCGATCCGACTATAAGGCTAGCTGGATTCGATTTGCCGAGGAAGGCATGGACACGATTGAACCGAATACGAACCGGACACGGGAATTGCGCGAAGTGTTTATTCCAATGGAACCTGGCCGATTCTGCTGGTTGTGA